The Candidozyma auris chromosome 1, complete sequence genome includes a region encoding these proteins:
- the ADE8 gene encoding phosphoribosylglycinamide formyltransferase, translating to MPDITVLISGSGSNLQALIDAEASGVLKGKITQVISSSETAYGLERAQKAGIVCKTHTLKSYYKGTTKEQKLERQKRREQFNKDLANLLIYGHTESKQDSGYKKPDLIVCAGWMLILSPAVLHPLEEANVKIINLHPALPGAFDGTHAIERAWKAGQDGEISVGGVMIHKVIAEVDRGEPILVKELELKKEETLEQYEERVHSVEHKAIVEGTNIALENL from the coding sequence ATGCCCGACATTACCGTTCTCATTTCGGGCTCTGGCTCCAATTTGCAAGCTCTTATAGATGCCGAGGCTAGTGGGGTCTTAAAAGGCAAAATCACTCAAGTCATCTCATCCAGTGAAACAGCTTACGGCTTGGAAAGAGCTCAGAAAGCCGGTATCGTTTGCAAAACACACACATTGAAGAGCTACTACAAGGGCACCACAAAAGAAcagaagcttgaaagacaaaagagaCGCGAACAGTTTAATAAGGACTTGGCCAATCTCTTAATTTACGGTCATACTGAGAGTAAGCAGGATTCCGGTTATAAAAAGCCTGATCTCATTGTTTGTGCTGGATGGATGCTTATTTTGTCGCCAGCAGTGTTGCACCCGTTAGAGGAAGCTAATGTAAAAATCATTAATTTGCATCCAGCATTGCCCGGTGCTTTCGATGGTACACACGCCATTGAAAGAGCCTGGAAAGCCGGTCAAGATGGAGAAATCTCGGTAGGTGGTGTCATGATACATAAAGTGATTGCAGAAGTTGACCGTGGTGAACCTATCTTGGTGAAGGAGCTTGAATtaaaaaaggaagaaactTTGGAGCAGTATGAGGAAAGAGTTCACTCAGTAGAGCACAAGGCTATTGTGGAAGGAACGAATATTGCTCTCGAAAACTTATAA
- the EFT2 gene encoding elongation factor 2, whose translation MVAFTIDQIRGLMDKVTNVRNISVIAHVDHGKSTLTDSLVQKAGIISAAKAGDARFMDTRKDEQERGITIKSTAISLYASLTEEDTKEIKQKTDGTSFLINLIDSPGHVDFSSEVTAALRVTDGALVVVDCVEGVCVQTETVLRQALSERIKPVVIINKVDRALLELQTTKEDLYQSFSRTVESVNVIISTYADKTVGDVQVAPEKGTVAFGSGLHGWAFTVRQFANRYSKKFGVDRQKMMERLWGDSFFNPKTKKWTNKDKDADGKQLERAFNMFVLDPIFRLFSSIMNFKKDEIPTLLEKLEINLKGDEKDLEGKALLKVVMRKFLPAADAMLEMIVIHLPSPITAQAYRAETLYEGPSDDEHCQAIRNCDPKADLMLYVSKMVPTSDKGRFYAFGRVFAGTVKSGQKIRIQGPNYQVGKKEDLFLKSIQRTVLMMGGKVEQIDDCPAGNIVGLVGIDQFLLKSGTLTTSETAHNMKVMKFSVSPVVQVAVEVKNANDLPKLVEGLKRLSKSDPCVVCTINESGEHIVAATGELHLEICLNDLENDHAGIPLKKTDPIVSYRETVQAESSMVALSKSPNKHNRIYVKAQPIDEETSLDIENGVINPRDDFKARARILADNHGWDVADARKIWCFGPDGNGPNLVVDQTKAVQYLNEIKDSVVAAFQWATKEGPIFGENVRSVRVNILDVTLHADAIHRGGGQIIPTMRRATYASILLAEPAIQEPVFLVEIQCPENAIGGIYSVLNKKRGQVVSEEQRPGTPLFTIKAYLPVNESFGFSGQLRQATGGQAFPQLIFDHWAVLNGDPTDPSSKPGEIVQKKRIHSGLKPEVPGYEEYYDKL comes from the exons ATGG TTGCTTTTACTATTGACCAAATCCGTGGCTTGATGGACAAGGTTACCAATGTGCGTAACATCTCCGTCATTGCTCACGTCGATCACGGTAAGTCTACTTTGACTGACTCCTTGGTCCAGAAGGCTGGTATCATTTCTGCCGCCAAGGCTGGTGACGCCAGATTTATGGACACCAGAAAGGATGAGCAGGAAAGAGGTATTACCATCAAGTCTACTGCTATCTCTTTGTACGCTTCGCTCACTGAGGAAGACaccaaggagatcaagcagAAGACTGACGGtacttctttcttgatcaacttgatcGACTCCCCAGGTCACGTTGACTTCTCTTCTGAGGTTACTGCCGCTTTGAGAGTCACTGACGGTGCTTTGGTTGTTGTTGACTGTGTTGAAGGTGTCTGTGTCCAGACTGAGACTGTGTTGAGACAAGCCTTGTCTGAGAGAATCAAGCCAGTCGTTATTATCAACAAGGTTGACAGAGCTTTGTTGGAATTGCAGACCACCAAGGAGGACTTGTACCAGTCCTTCTCCAGAACTGTTGAGTCCGTCAACGTCATCATCTCCACGTACGCTGACAAGACTGTTGGTGACGTTCAGGTCGCTCCAGAGAAGGGTACCGTTGCTTTCGGTTCCGGTTTGCACGGTTGGGCCTTCACTGTTAGACAATTCGCCAACAGATACTCCAAGAAATTCGGTGTCGACAGACAGAAGATGATGGAGAGATTGTGGGGTGACTCTTTCTTTAACCCTAAGACCAAGAAGTGGaccaacaaggacaaggacGCTGATGGAAAGCAGTTGGAGAGAGCTTTCAACATGTTCGTTTTGGACCCTATCTTTAGATTGTTCTCTTCTATCatgaacttcaagaaggacgagaTCCCAaccttgttggagaagttggagatcaacttgaagggTGACGAAAAGGACTTGGAGGGTAAggctttgttgaaggtcGTCATGAGAAAGTTCTTGCCAGCTGCCGACGCCATGTTGGAGATGATTGTCATCCACTTGCCATCTCCAATTACTGCTCAGGCTTACAGAGCTGAGACCTTGTACGAGGGTCCATCTGACGACGAGCACTGCCAGGCCATCAGAAACTGTGACCCTAAGGCTGACTTGATGCTTTACGTCTCTAAGATGGTTCCAACCTCTGATAAGGGTAGATTCTACGCTTTCGGTCGTGTTTTCGCTGGTACCGTCAAGTCTGGTCAGAAGATCAGAATTCAGGGTCCTAACTACCAGGTCGGTAAGAAGGAAgacttgttcttgaagtctaTCCAGAGAACCGTCTTGATGATGGGTGGTAAGGTCGAGCAGATTGACGACTGTCCTGCCGGTAACATCGTCGGTTTAGTTGGTATTGACcagttcttgttgaagtctggTACTCTTACCACTTCTGAGACCGCCCACAACATGAAGGTCATGAAGTTCTCTGTCTCTCCTGTTGTGCAGGTTGCTGTCGAAGTCAAGAACGCCAACGACTTGCCTAAGTTGGTCGAGGgtttgaagagattgtctAAGTCTGACCCATGTGTTGTCTGTACCATCAATGAGTCCGGTGAGCACATTGTTGCTGCTACTGGTGAGTTGCACTTGGAAATTTGCTTGAACGATTTGGAGAACGACCACGCTGGTATtccattgaagaagaccgATCCAATTGTTTCTTACAGAGAGACTGTTCAGGCCGAGTCCTCCATGGTTGCCTTGTCCAAGTCTCCTAACAAGCATAACAGAATTTATGTCAAGGCTCAGCCAATTGACGAGGAGACCTCCTTGGACATTGAGAACGGTGTCATCAACCCAAGAGATGACTTCAAGGCCAGAGCTAGAATCTTGGCTGACAACCACGGTTGGGATGTTGCTGACGCCAGAAAGATCTGGTGTTTCGGTCCTGACGGTAACGGTCCTAACTTGGTTGTTGACCAGACTAAGGCCGTTCAGTACTTGAACGAAATTAAGGACTCTGTCGTCGCTGCCTTCCAGTGGGCTACTAAGGAAGGTCCTATCTTCGGTGAGAACGTTAGATCCGTCAGAGTTAACATCTTGGATGTTACCTTGCACGCTGATGCTATCCACAGAGGTGGTGGTCAGATCATCCCAACCATGAGAAGAGCTACCTACGCTTCTATCTTGTTGGCCGAGCCAGCTATTCAGGAGCCAGTCTTCTTGGTTGAGATCCAGTGTCCTGAGAACGCTATTGGTGGTATCTACTCTgttttgaacaagaagagaggtCAGGTCGTCTCTGAGGAGCAGAGACCAGGTACTCCATTGTTCACCATCAAGGCTTACTTGCCAGTTAACGAGTCCTTCGGTTTCTCTGGTCAATTGAGACAGGCTACTGGTGGTCAGGCTTTCCCACAGTTGATTTTCGACCACTGGGCCGTGTTGAACGGTGACCCAACCGACCCATCCTCCAAGCCAGGTGAAATCgtccagaagaagagaatccACTCTGGTCTTAAACCTGAGGTTCCAGGCTACGAGGAGTACTACGACAAGTTGTAA